From Trichoderma atroviride chromosome 1, complete sequence, one genomic window encodes:
- a CDS encoding uncharacterized protein (EggNog:ENOG41): protein MPSDASPAPLTQPSHRVKYITFSAANPIAIHLLEGVLHSSSAPQTLIGDKKSIGYHLQIPSLSDHHDTGDPTWQVGAGSIVKGAPRREPEILLCHPEESLGSDTARKSISPIHASLCFVESGALVLQTHCDERPIIYEQGGIYNTDVELRAKGREKCVMQHTQNFLRFGDYRFVLEFVTKDAGQVNSQAQSSNLGNGSHSLYYPIHYVTSYNIWLHPKQHTSRTSGVNIYTGEPVAVSTVQHDEMSKKARNLLRMACQYFHKPHKGVLGVIDVWCDHQRLGLSFVSGQMKSLDCCVQISCSTPLAKYNFRSMRWADVEYQQRLLYFYQTLIGLAELHQQSMFHGRIIPESLVLVQDAKDATPGKNHPPLIRAFLSLPIEPLEKHSTSVCTAPEMLTTGTDKADKFKADVWALAASWLFAFIRVPENVQMDHQAYRILRLSVESQASKGNIQEPFLGLLHQMLAWTPQDRPSIVEVLEHEVWQPFKEDRKRKRLEGVQDASVGSKRAKKVRVLSPE from the coding sequence ATGCCGAGCGATGCATCCCCAGCGCCCTTGACCCAGCCATCACACCGCGTGAAATATATCACCTTCTCTGCGGCCAATCCCATCGCAATTCACCTTCTCGAGGGTGTTTTGCATTCCAGCTCGGCGCCTCAGACCCTTATaggcgacaagaagagcatcgGATATCACCTACAGATACCCTCACTGTCCGACCATCATGACACTGGCGACCCGACCTGGCAAGTTGGCGCCGGCTCGATCGTGAAGGGGGCACCACGTCGTGAGCCCGAAATATTACTTTGTCATCCAGAGGAAAGTCTTGGCTCTGACACAGCGCGCAAGTCCATTAGCCCCATCCACGCCTCTTTATGCTTTGTCGAATCAGGTGCGCTCGTCCTGCAAACACACTGCGATGAAAGGCCCATCATATACGAGCAAGGCGGTATATATAATACAGATGTCGAGTTGCGGGCAAAGGGTAGAGAGAAATGTGTCATGCAACACACCCAAAACTTTCTTCGTTTTGGTGACTATCGCTTTGTTCTCGAATTCGTCACCAAAGACGCAGGCCAAGTCAATAGCCAAGCACAATCCAGCAATCTTGGGAATGGCAGCCATAGTCTTTACTACCCGATACATTACGTGACCTCTTACAACATCTGGCTCCACCCAAAACAGCATACATCAAGGACCTCTGGTGTCAATATTTACACGGGAGAGCCGGTTGCGGTATCAACAGTACAACATGATGAAATGTCGAAAAAAGCACGCAACCTACTTCGGATGGCCTGTCAATATTTTCATAAACCACACAAAGGCGTGCTTGGCGTCATTGATGTGTGGTGTGACCACCAGCGTCTGGGTCTCTCGTTTGTCAGCGGGCAGATGAAATCCCTTGATTGCTGTGTCCAGATATCCTGCTCTACTCCTCTTGCCAAGTACAATTTTCGAAGCATGCGATGGGCAGATGTTGAATATCAGCAACGCCTATTGTATTTTTATCAGACCCTCATAGGATTAGCGGAATTGCATCAGCAAAGTATGTTCCATGGAAGAATAATACCGGAGTCCTTAGTTTTGGTGCAAGATGCGAAAGATGCAACACCAGGCAAGAATCATCCTCCGCTTATACGCgcatttctttctctccctaTTGAGCCACTAGAGAAGCACTCGACGAGTGTTTGCACCGCCCCAGAGATGTTGACTACAGGGACGGACAAGGCAGACAAGTTCAAAGCGGATGTCTGGGCACTTGCCGCATCATGGCTCTTTGCTTTTATAAGGGTGCCAGAGAATGTACAGATGGATCATCAGGCTTACCGTATATTACGGCTTAGCGTGGAATCTCAAGCCAGCAAGGGAAACATTCAGGAGCCCTTTTTAGGTCTTTTGCACCAAATGCTGGCTTGGACACCGCAAGATCGACCAAGCATAGTTGAAGTTCTCGAGCACGAAGTGTGGCAGCCCTTTAAAGAGGACAGAAAACGAAAGCGCCTGGAGGGGGTACAAGATGCTAGTGTTGGGTCAAAGAGAGCTAAAAAGGTTAGAGTGCTGTCACCTGAATAa
- a CDS encoding uncharacterized protein (EggNog:ENOG41), with amino-acid sequence MSTQPRILEIDPAGDTLFVLRSSSARFAVDSSFRKWDTALPQYWTADQRLNEEQLSNLALAEAPDANSAPEIHMRLSRKHLTLSSTYFQELAAIGWEETKVEGGYSYTVTAKGWDEEALIILMNIIHGQTQKVPLEVSLEKLAKIAVLVNHYGCQKAVDFYAKVWTSRLQAPLPETYSRELLLRLFVSWVFSEEHVFKKLTRTIIYESRGLIHTLGLPIPRKLVDALDKDRQQLISGFISDLNSLKTRLSKEEKECSFECLSMSLGALIKGMRAMRLDDPQPTEPFNGYSVMAMEKALGNIKIPEYTLPLRHEPIFSLGKATADSAGPTNRGIFSFNPIKTLCSLEHKTKIIINFQLSKLQGLQLKPFASKID; translated from the exons ATGTCCACGCAGCCCAGAATTCTTGAAATCGACCCGGCGGGCGATACTCTTTTCGTCTTGCGTAGCTCAAGTGCGCGGTTTGCTGTGGACAGCTCTTTCAGAAAATGGGATACAGCTCTGCCACAATACTGGACAGCGGATCAGCGACTAAACGAAGAGCAGTTGAGCAACTTGGCATTGGCTGAAGCACCAGATGCCAACAGCGCTCCAGAGATACATATGCGGCTTTCCCGGAAACATCTGACTCTGTCTTCGACCTACTTTCAGGAACTAGCGGCCATCGGCTGGGAAGAGACCAAAGTGGAGGGTGGCTACTCATACACAGTCACTGCCAAAGGATGGGATGAAGAGGCACTGATAATTCTGATGAACATTATACATGGCCAAACACAGAAAGTACCTCTCGAAGTCAGCCTCGAGAAATTGGCCAAAATCGCCGTGCTTGTTAATCATTACGGTTGTCAAAAGGCAGTGGACTTTTATGCAAAAGTGTGGACCAGCCGGCTGCAAGCGCCTCTTCCTGAGACCTACAGTCGCGAACTTTTGCTGAGGCTCTTTGTATCCTGGGTGTTTTCCGAAGAGCAtgtttttaaaaagcttacaAGGACCATTATATATGAGAGCAGGGGCCTCATTCACACATTGGGCTTACCAATACCAAGGAAGCTAGTTG ATGCCCTTGATAAAGATCGACAACAGCTGATTTCCGGGTTTATATCTGACCTCAATTCGTTAAAGACCCGGTtatccaaagaagaaaaagaatgttCTTTTGAATGCCTGTCGATGTCACTGGGCGCTCTCATCAAGGGTATGAGGGCGATGCGTCTTGACGACCCCCAGCCAACGGAGCCTTTCAACGGATATAGTGTCATGGCAATGGAAAAGGCCCTTGGCAATATTAAGATACCAGAATACACCCTGCCGCTTCGCCATGAGCCGATCTTCTCTCTGGGCAAAGCAACTGCAGACTCTGCGGGCCCAACGAACCGTGGAATCTTTTCCTTCAACCCTATAAAGACCTTGTGCAGCCTTGAACACAAAACTAAGATCATCATCAATTTTCAGCTGTCGAAGTTGCAGGGGCTGCAGTTAAAACCCTTCGCTAGTAAAATTGATTAG
- a CDS encoding uncharacterized protein (EggNog:ENOG41), protein MHTRDTKGRKTIIRMDPDCAICHAPASMACDCEAKGLEVAVKQAEERMMRSIYTDIRSWVRAHAQDYILEYFRQLAERRKTAHSAHLDHITAHAFYHYNAPPHPNQIAEAQATLKRGIDEDWQASVQRYPEVLEYFYSLIELTLPADDEAAVKNPPLTAPARKPTRRAGSISASAGTPAPPPAIAPPSQFHDREALMERRTSAPAAASRDRRTFRPPAPQHHPSYSNYAPFGQ, encoded by the exons ATGCACACCAGAGATACCAAGGGGCGCAAGACCATCATCAGGATGGATCCAGACTGCGCCATCTGCCATGCTCCGGCCTCGATGGCCTGTGACTGCGAGGCAAAGGGCCTCGAAGTGGCTGTTAAACAGGCCGAGGAACGCATGATGCGATCCATATATACCGACATACG TTCGTGGGTAAGGGCCCATGCTCAAGATTACATACTCGAGTATTTCCGTCAACTCGCTGAGCGACGAAAGACGGCCCACTCGGCTCATCTTGACCACATCACCGCCCACGCCTTCTACCATTACAACGCGCCGCCACACCCAAACCAGATTGCTGAGGCTCAGGCCACCCTGAAGCGAGGCATTGACGAGGACTGGCAGGCCAGCGTTCAACGTTACCCCGAGGTCCTCGAGTATTTCTACAGCCTCATCGAGCTCACCCTTCCCGCGGATGATGAGGCAGCCGTCAAGAATCCACCACTGACGGCCCCTGCCCGGAAGCCGACTCGTCGAGCCGGCTCAATCAGTGCCAGTGCCGGCACTCCAGCCCCTCCTCCGGCTATAGCTCCTCCATCACAGTTCCATGACCGCGAGGCTCTCATGGAGCGTCGAACTTCTgcccctgctgctgcatcacGAGACCGAAGGACATTCaggccaccagcaccacagCACCACCCTTCTTATTCCAACTATGCACCTTTTGGGCAATAA
- a CDS encoding uncharacterized protein (EggNog:ENOG41) has protein sequence MEHLNSKAAASSAYPGPALPTPNHIRLVSLQPGSDDSIICELLIAEIHSNISYEALSYTWGDPDDRQTVFIKSHEHERPKELFVTSNCVSALRRLRYQDRPRILWIDTLSIDQSNVAERNHQVSLMAAIYSSATNVAIYLGEASQDSDLAIDFIIECDKPSADTNSLSYPKSAELVQALSSFFYRPWFTRVWVIQEVVLPATGIAYCGDKTLSWSAIKHFNSWNTTNKWLQQLPFVVSAPNVSQTEHRVKLPMLKLLVQARHCEATDARDKIYSMLSLLDTSDNQFNLKPRYEDAVAKVYTDCALALMADNGYDLLSAVQGGSTIHGLPSWVPDWSVQPKREILGTSLRIAHNRPRMFQKPADNPKSPQIILDQSTTGTMKQSARLRIAGHACGRIIKLGSPYRAGQGLFPLDEWKSLSQDEAMVSRRKANIVPQYYRAKAFDEYFFYEVISTYSAGYSSAFVHFIKSERALEGEASALSWESRVRQMASERKSTQATEGSVLPFTDIPFHLAAKDYPPSYEGYVQAILKHCHSRRFFITDTDYMGIGPEGLEINDEVYICVGAAVPFAFRDIHKNGIAQSPKVVQLVGECYTDEKAWKDLEDRNSSPQYFDVI, from the coding sequence ATGGAACATCTCAACTCaaaagctgcagccagcTCCGCATATCCCGGACCGGCTCTTCCAACGCCAAATCACATACgcctcgtctctctccaGCCAGGAAGCGATGACTCAATCATTTGTGAGCTATTAATTGCTGAAATTCATTCAAACATCTCCTATGAAGCATTATCATATACCTGGGGAGACCCTGATGACCGCCAAaccgtcttcatcaagtcTCACGAGCATGAGCGACCAAAAGAGTTATTTGTTACTTCTAATTGTGTCTCTGCTCTTCGTCGTTTACGGTACCAAGACCGTCCGCGCATCTTATGGATAGACACTTTGAGCATTGATCAATCGAATGTGGCAGAAAGAAATCACCAAGTGTCTCTTATGGCTGCAATTTACTCCAGTGCCACAAACGTTGCCATCTACCTCGGCGAGGCTTCACAGGATAGCGATCTAGCGATTGATTTCATCATAGAATGCGATAAACCGTCTGCAGATACAAACTCGCTGAGCTACCCAAAATCTGCAGAGTTGGTTCAAGCAttaagcagcttcttctatCGACCTTGGTTTACAAGAGTATGGGTCATTCAAGAAGTCGTCTTACCGGCGACTGGCATAGCATACTGCGGGGACAAGACGCTATCCTGGTCGGCAATCAAGCATTTCAATAGTTGGAACACAACCAACAAATGGCTACAACAGCTGCCATTTGTAGTCTCCGCACCCAACGTCTCGCAGACAGAGCACCGTGTAAAGCTGCCGATGCTCAAACTCCTTGTCCAAGCAAGACATTGCGAAGCGACAGATGCCCGAGATAAAATCTACAGCATGTTATCGTTGTTGGACACGTCAGACAATCAATTCAACCTCAAGCCACGATATGAAGATGCAGTCGCCAAAGTCTATACAGACTGCGCCCTGGCCCTCATGGCTGATAACGGCTATGACCTTCTCAGTGCCGTGCAAGGAGGTTCAACAATTCATGGTCTGCCATCATGGGTACCAGATTGGAGTGTCCAACCCAAACGCGAAATTCTTGGGACATCTTTGCGCATAGCACACAACAGACCCCGGATGTTCCAAAAGCCAGCGGATAATCCCAAAAGTCCACAGATCATCTTGGATCAATCTACCACCGGTACGATGAAACAATCCGCGAGATTACGCATAGCTGGCCACGCATGTGGCAGGATTATAAAACTTGGCTCGCCATATCGCGCCGGCCAAGGCCTTTTTCCTTTAGACGAGTGGAAGTCTTTATCACAAGATGAGGCTATGGTTAGTAGAAGAAAGGCAAACATCGTACCTCAATACTACCGCGCTAAAGCCTTCGATGAATATTTCTTTTACGAAGTTATAAGCACCTACAGCGCTGGGTATTCTAGTGCATTTGTTCATTTCATCAAAAGCGAGCGAGCGCTAGAGGGCGAGGCATCCGCACTGAGTTGGGAATCTCGCGTCAGGCAAATGGCTTCGGAAAGGAAATCTACACAAGCCACGGAAGGCTCTGTGTTGCCATTTACAGATATTCCATTCCATCTTGCGGCAAAAGACTATCCTCCCAGTTACGAGGGCTATGTCCAAGCCATCTTGAAGCATTGTCACTCTCGTCGCTTTTTCATCACCGATACAGATTACATGGGCATTGGACCCGAAGGGCTTGAGATTAATGACGAAGTCTACATTTGTGTCGGCGCTGCAGTTCCATTCGCATTCAGGGATATCCACAAGAACGGCATCGCCCAAAGTCCAAAAGTTGTCCAGTTGGTAGGAGAATGCTATACAGACGAAAAGGCGTGGAAGGACCTGGAAGATCGAAATAGCTCGCCTCAGTATTTTGATGTTATATGA